From Macaca mulatta isolate MMU2019108-1 chromosome 3, T2T-MMU8v2.0, whole genome shotgun sequence, the proteins below share one genomic window:
- the ADAMTS1 gene encoding A disintegrin and metalloproteinase with thrombospondin motifs 1 has protein sequence MQRAVPEGFGRRKLGSDMGNAERAPGSRSFGPVPTLLLLAAALLAVSDALGRPSEEDEELVVPELERAPGHGTTRLRLHAFDQQLHLELRPDSSFLAPGFTLQNVGRKPGSETPLPEPDLAHCFYSGTVNGDPSSAAALSLCEGVRGAFYLRGEAYFIQPLPAASERLATAAPGEKPPAPLQFHLLRRNRQGDGGGTCGVVDDEPRPTGKAETEDENEGNEGEDEGAQWSPQDPALQRVGQPTGTGSIRKKRFVSSHRYVETMLVADQSMAEFHGSGLKHYLLTLFSVAARLYKHPSIRNSVSLVVVKILVIHDEQKGPEVTSNAALTLRNFCNWQKQHNPPSDRDAEHYDTAILFTRQDLCGSQTCDTLGMADVGTVCDPSRSCSVIEDDGLQAAFTTAHELGHVFNMPHDDAKQCASLNGVNQDSHMMASMLSNLDHSQPWSPCSAYMITSFLDNGHGECLMDKPQNPIQLPGDLPGTSYDANRQCQFTFGEDSKHCPDAASTCSTLWCTGTSGGVLVCQTKHFPWADGTSCGEGKWCINGKCVNKTDRKHFDTPFHGSWGMWGPWGDCSRTCGGGVQYTMRECDNPVPKNGGKYCEGKRVRYRSCNIEDCPDNNGKTFREEQCEAHNEFSKASFGSGPAVEWIPKYAGVSPKDRCKLICQAKGIGYFFVLQPKVVDGTPCSPDSTSVCVQGQCVKAGCDRIIDSKKKFDKCGVCGGNGSTCKKISGSVTSAKPGYHDIITIPTGATNIEVKQRNQRGSRNNGSFLAIKAVDGTYILNGDYTLSTLEQDIMYKGVVLRYSGSSAALERIRSFSPLKEPLTIQVLTVGNALRPKIKYTYFVKKKKESFNAIPTFSAWVIEEWGECSKSCELGWQRRLVECRDINGQPASECAKEVKPASTRPCADHPCPQWQLGEWSSCSKTCGKGYKKRSLKCLSHDGGVLSHESCDPLKKPKHFIDFCTMAECS, from the exons ATGCAGCGAGCTGTACCCGAGGGGTTCGGAAGGCGCAAGCTGGGCAGCGACATGGGGAACGCGGAGCGAGCTCCGGGGTCTCGGAGCTTTGGGCCCGTGCCCACGCTGCTGCTGCTTGCCGCGGCGCTACTGGCGGTGTCGGACGCACTCGGGCGCCCCTCCGAGGAGGACGAGGAGCTGGTGGTGCCGGAGCTGGAGCGCGCCCCAGGACACGGGACCACGCGCCTCCGCCTGCACGCCTTTGACCAGCAGCTGCATCTGGAGCTGCGGCCCGACAGCAGCTTTTTGGCGCCCGGCTTCACGCTCCAGAACGTGGGGCGCAAACCCGGGTCCGAGACGCCTCTTCCGGAACCCGACCTGGCGCACTGCTTCTACTCCGGCACCGTGAATGGCGATCCCAGCTCAGCTGCCGCCCTCAGCCTCTGCGAGGGCGTGCGCGGCGCCTTCTACCTGCGGGGCGAGGCATATTTCATCCAGCCGCTGCCCGCAGCCAGCGAGCGCCTCGCCACCGCCGCCCCAGGGGAGAAGCCGCCGGCACCACTACAGTTCCACCTCCTGCGGCGGAATCGGCAGGGCGACGGCGGCGGCACGTGTGGGGTCGTGGACGACGAGCCCCGGCCGACTGGGAAAGCGGAGACGGAAGACGAGAACGAAGGGAATGAGGGCGAGGACGAAGGGGCTCAGTGGTCGCCGCAGGACCCAGCACTGCAACGCGTAGGACAGCCCACAG gaaCTGGAAGCATAAGAAAGAAGCGATTTGTGTCCAGTCACCGCTATGTGGAAACCATGCTTGTGGCAGACCAGTCGATGGCAGAATTCCACGGCAGTGGTCTAAAGCATTACCTTCTCACGTTGTTTTCGGTGGCAGCCAGGTTGTACAAACACCCCAGCATTCGTAATTCAGTTAGCCTGGTGGTGGTGAAGATCTTGGTCATCCACGATGAACAGAAGGGGCCAGAAGTGACTTCCAATGCTGCCCTCACTCTGCGGAACTTCTGCAACTGGCAAAAGCAGCACAACCCACCCAGTGACCGGGATGCAGAGCACTATGACACAGCAATTCTTTTCACCAGACAG GACTTGTGTGGGTCCCAGACATGTGATACTCTTGGGATGGCTGATGTTGGAACCGTGTGTGATCCGAGCAGAAGCTGCTCTGTCATAGAAGATGATGGTTTACAAGCTGCCTTCACCACAGCCCATGAATTAG GCCACGTGTTTAACATGCCACATGATGATGCAAAGCAGTGTGCCAGTCTTAATGGTGTGAACCAGGATTCCCACATGATGGCGTCAATGCTTTCCAACTTGGACCATAGCCAGCCTTGGTCTCCTTGCAGTGCCTACATGATTACATCATTTCTGGATAATGGTCATG GGGAATGTTTGATGGACAAGCCGCAGAATCCCATACAGCTCCCAGGCGATCTCCCTGGCACCTCGTACGATGCCAACCGGCAGTGCCAGTTTACATTTGGGGAGGACTCCAAACACTGCCCTGATGCAGCTAGCACGTGCAGCACCTTATGGTGTACCGGCACCTCTGGCGGAGTGCTGGTGTGCCAAACCAAACACTTCCCATGGGCAGATGGCACCAGCTGCGGAGAAGGGAAATGGTGTATCAACGGCAAGTGTGTGAACAAAACCGACAGAAAGCATTTTGAT ACTCCTTTTCATGGAAGCTGGGGGATGTGGGGACCTTGGGGAGACTGTTCGAGAACATGCGGTGGAGGAGTCCAGTACACGATGAGGGAATGTGATAACCCAGTCCCAAAGAATGGAGGGAAGTACTGTGAAGGCAAACGAGTACGCTACAGATCCTGTAACATTGAGGACTGTCCAGACAATAATG GAAAAACCTTTAGAGAGGAACAATGTGAGGCACACAACGAGTTTTCAAAAGCTTCCTTTGGGAGTGGACCTGCAGTGGAATGGATCCCCAAGTATGCTGGCGTCTCCCCAAAGGACAGATGCAAGCTCATCTGCCAAGCCAAAGGCATTGGCTACTTCTTCGTTTTGCAGCCCAAG GTTGTAGATGGTACTCCATGTAGCCCAGATTCCACCTCTGTCTGTGTGCAAGGACAGTGTGTAAAAGCTGGTTGTGATCGCATCATAGACTCCAAAAAGAAGTTTGATAAATGTGGTGTTTGCGGGGGAAATGGATCTACTTGTAAGAAAATATCAGGATCAGTTACTAGTGCAAA ACCTGGATATCACGATATCATCACAATTCCAACTGGAGCCACCAACATCGAAGTGAAACAGCGGAACCAGAGGGGATCCAGGAACAATGGCAGCTTTCTCGCCATCAAAGCTGTCGATGGCACTTATATTCTTAACGGTGACTACACTTTGTCCACCTTAGAGCAAGACATTATGTACAAAGGTGTTGTCTTGAGGTACAGCGGCTCCTCTGCAGCACTGGAGAGAATTCGCAGCTTTAGCCCTCTCAAAGAGCCCTTGACCATCCAGGTGCTTACTGTGGGCAATGCCCTTCGACCTAAAATTAAATACACCTACTTCgtaaagaagaagaaggaatctTTCAATGCTATCCCCACCTTTTCAGCATGGGTCATAGAAGAGTGGGGCGAATGTTCTAAGTCATGTGAATTGGGTTGGCAGAGAAGACTAGTAGAATGCCGAGACATTAATGGACAGCCTGCTTCCGAGTGTGCAAAGGAAGTGAAGCCAGCCAGCACCAGACCTTGTGCAGACCATCCCTGTCCCCAGTGGCAGCTGGGGGAGTGGTCATCATGTTCTAAGACCTGTGGGAAGGGTTACAAAAAAAGAAGCTTGAAATGTCTGTCCCATGATGGGGGGGTGTTATCTCATGAGAGCTGTGATCCTTTAAAGAAACCTAAACATTTCATAGACTTTTGCACCATGGCAGAATGCAGTTAA